The Amblyomma americanum isolate KBUSLIRL-KWMA chromosome 6, ASM5285725v1, whole genome shotgun sequence genome has a window encoding:
- the LOC144095193 gene encoding uncharacterized protein LOC144095193, translated as MAAHAGPAVFNQAEDIWDAYQVRLESYIEALGIDDSNKRRALLTAALSTATVGIITGRCAPAKIQELTYEKLVQLLTEHYAPKGNEIAESYKFFTRYQRPHETTKDFIVAIQKLAGSCNFGESRDRMLRDRVVSGLRDTGVQRNLLSRSSLTLKEAEDTA; from the coding sequence ATGGCGGCCCATGCTGGACCAGCGGTTTTCAATCAAGCGGAAGACATTTGGGACGCATACCAGGTACGTCTGGAGTCCTACATTGAAGCATTAGGAATCGACGACTCGAATAAACGACGGGCGCTTCTAACGGCAGCTTTGAGTACAGCAACAGTCGGCATAATAACGGGGCGTTGCGCTCCGGCCAAGATTCAGGAGCTTACCTACGAGAAGCTGGTTCAGCTATTAACGGAGCATTATGCGCCAAAGGGAAATGAAATAGCAGAGTCGTACAAGTTCTTCACCAGGTATCAGCGTCCTCACGAAACGACAAAGGACTTTATTGTGGCGATCCAGAAGTTGGCCGGGAGTTGCAACTTTGGCGAATCAAGAGACCGGATGTTACGAGACAGAGTAGTTTCAGGTCTGCGGGACACTGGAGTTCAGCGGAATCTTTTGTCAAGGTCGTCTCTAACACTAAAAGAAGCAGAGGATACAGCTTAG